A stretch of DNA from Terriglobia bacterium:
CGTCCGGGAGCGCGCCCGGATCCGGGATCTCGATTCCCGTCCCTTCGCCCAGACGCGGAGCCAGCTCTTCCAGCGACAGCTCCCGGGCCGGTTCGAACTTCCCCTTGCGCCGCTTCATCAGGCACGCGTTGGACGCCACACGGTAGAGCCATGAGCGGAGCGCTTCGGGATGCTCGAGACCCTTGAGCGACAGGTAGGCCTGAAGCAGCGTGTCCTGCGCGACGTCCCGCGCGTCCTCGGTCTCTCCGCACACACGCCGGCCGAAGCCGTAGATCCGATCGCCGTACGCCGACACGAACTCCTCGAAAGCCCCAGGCTCGTCGCGGCGAATCCTCGCGAGAAGCGTCGCGTCGTCCGTGGCCGATGCCATTCGCCCACCTCCCTCCGGAATGGTAACACCCGGAGCCCCCTGCGGGGCCGCGCCGTATCCCCCGCCCGGTCCGCTGCATCCTGACGGTGGGCGGCGGTCGGCCGCCCGTGGAGGCATCGAATGAAGTCCCGCCCGATCCTCGCCGGACTCGCGCTGGCGCTTGGCGCCTCCGCGCGGGCCGGCGAGCCCCTGACGCCCGACTCGGCCGTCGCCCTCGCCCTTCTCAACCACCCCGCGCTCCGAGCGGCGGACCGGGAGGTGGACGCGGCGAGGGCGGACGGAAGGCTGGCGCGCAGCGGATGGCTCCCCCGGGTCGACATCACCGAGGACTGGATGCGGTCCACGAACCCCGTGTTCGTCTTCGCGTCGAAGCTCGGCCAGCAGAGCTTCGCGATGGCGGACTTCGACCCGGGCGCGCTCAACCACCCCGATCCGTTCACCAACGCCGCGA
This window harbors:
- a CDS encoding sigma-70 family RNA polymerase sigma factor, which codes for MASATDDATLLARIRRDEPGAFEEFVSAYGDRIYGFGRRVCGETEDARDVAQDTLLQAYLSLKGLEHPEALRSWLYRVASNACLMKRRKGKFEPARELSLEELAPRLGEGTGIEIPDPGALPDESLERTRLRERVQAAIGDLPPHYRIVLVMRDMEHLSIEETAEALSLPVTTVKMRLHRARLMVRQRLEAALAGDAAGRRKA